The proteins below are encoded in one region of Winogradskyella helgolandensis:
- a CDS encoding glutaminase — protein MNSDYSQIIENAYKFTKSLKNQGKLATYIPELANVDPDKFGVHMTKLDGDNFGIGDHLEKFSIQSIAKVLSLSLAVKFLGERIWTRIDVEPSGTKFDSLLLLETYKGIPRNPFVNSGAIVICDILISHLENAREEFLEFVRDLSDIPDLNYSDKIADSEKATGFRNVALCNFIKSLGNIKNDPAEVLDFYFDMCSLEMNCEQLSRTFSFLANGGKKLNDGKKILTSSQTKRINALMLTCGFYDESGEFAFKVGLPGKSGVGGGIVALYPNNFTIAVWSPKLNPNGNSFKGMKLLETVTTHSEMSIF, from the coding sequence ATGAATTCAGATTACAGTCAGATTATAGAAAACGCATACAAGTTTACAAAATCCCTTAAAAATCAAGGTAAATTAGCCACATACATACCCGAATTAGCAAACGTCGATCCCGATAAGTTTGGAGTACATATGACGAAACTAGATGGAGATAATTTCGGAATTGGAGACCATTTAGAGAAATTTTCTATTCAGAGTATTGCTAAAGTATTGTCACTCTCTTTAGCTGTTAAATTTCTTGGAGAACGTATTTGGACACGTATTGATGTTGAACCTTCGGGAACTAAATTTGATTCACTTCTTTTACTAGAAACATATAAAGGTATTCCTCGTAATCCCTTTGTGAACTCTGGTGCTATTGTTATTTGCGACATCTTAATCTCGCATCTAGAAAATGCAAGGGAAGAGTTTCTAGAATTTGTCAGAGACCTCAGTGATATTCCCGATTTGAACTACTCTGATAAAATAGCTGATTCTGAAAAAGCAACTGGATTCCGAAATGTTGCCTTATGTAATTTTATAAAATCTTTGGGCAATATTAAAAACGATCCTGCCGAAGTATTAGATTTTTATTTCGATATGTGTTCTTTAGAAATGAATTGCGAGCAATTATCGCGTACCTTTTCGTTTTTAGCCAATGGAGGCAAAAAATTAAACGATGGCAAAAAGATTTTAACAAGCAGCCAAACTAAACGTATTAATGCTTTAATGCTTACGTGTGGCTTCTATGATGAGTCTGGTGAATTTGCATTTAAAGTCGGATTGCCAGGAAAAAGTGGTGTTGGCGGAGGTATTGTCGCCTTGTATCCTAATAACTTTACGATTGCGGTTTGGAGTCCTAAGTTAAATCCCAACGGAAACTCATTTAAAGGTATGAAATTGCTAGAAACGGTGACTACACATTCAGAAATGAGTATTTTTTAG
- a CDS encoding zinc-binding metallopeptidase family protein — translation MKIFQCGNCNASVFFENYSCDTCGHLTGYRATDRKMLAFSPDIAALISEREHDEYKYCKNNTYKVCNWVLEKDDPEDYCSACQLNRTIPNLSITDSDNFENWQHLEIAKHRLVYQLQKIGLPLASKLKHEHGLCFDFVEKLNNPKLMTGHADGVITILIREGNSVLREQARKEMIEPYRTLVGHLRHEVGHYFWNVLVRDDAKVLAEYRAVFGDESQDYSEALQSYYKEGAPKDWQKSFISAYATSHPWEDWAETWAHYLHIMDMVETAYFFRLNVNPKFKSKALKTKVSFDPYTKTNFDIILRKCVPLSLAVNSINRAMGIPDVYPFVISPPIIEKLKFIHRLLLFKRN, via the coding sequence ATGAAAATATTTCAATGTGGAAATTGTAATGCTTCTGTGTTTTTTGAAAACTACAGTTGCGACACCTGTGGTCATTTAACAGGCTATAGAGCAACAGATCGTAAAATGCTTGCTTTTTCTCCAGATATAGCCGCACTTATTTCAGAAAGAGAACATGATGAATATAAGTATTGCAAGAATAATACCTACAAGGTTTGCAATTGGGTGCTAGAGAAGGATGATCCTGAAGATTATTGTAGTGCCTGCCAACTCAACAGAACGATACCTAATTTATCTATAACCGATTCCGATAACTTTGAAAACTGGCAACATCTTGAAATTGCTAAGCATCGCTTAGTTTATCAATTACAGAAAATAGGTTTGCCATTAGCGAGTAAGCTTAAGCATGAACATGGCTTGTGTTTCGATTTCGTAGAAAAATTAAACAATCCTAAATTAATGACTGGTCATGCAGATGGAGTCATCACAATACTAATTAGAGAAGGCAATTCTGTTTTGAGAGAGCAAGCTAGAAAGGAGATGATAGAACCTTACAGAACATTAGTTGGACATTTACGACACGAAGTTGGGCATTATTTTTGGAATGTATTAGTACGAGATGATGCGAAAGTTTTAGCTGAATACAGAGCTGTTTTTGGTGATGAAAGCCAAGATTATTCTGAAGCGCTTCAAAGCTATTATAAAGAAGGTGCACCAAAAGATTGGCAAAAATCATTTATTAGTGCGTATGCGACTTCGCATCCGTGGGAAGATTGGGCTGAAACTTGGGCGCATTATTTACATATTATGGATATGGTAGAAACCGCCTATTTTTTTCGCTTGAATGTAAATCCGAAATTTAAATCTAAGGCCTTAAAAACAAAAGTGTCCTTTGATCCTTATACGAAAACGAATTTTGATATCATTTTAAGAAAGTGTGTTCCGTTGTCCTTAGCTGTAAATAGTATCAATAGAGCAATGGGAATTCCGGATGTTTATCCGTTTGTGATTTCGCCACCAATAATTGAGAAATTGAAATTTATTCATCGGTTACTCCTGTTTAAGCGTAATTAA
- a CDS encoding EamA family transporter, giving the protein MWMYLGLLAALFLGLHNLCKKHAVQGNEVFPVLLGTVSSGFLFVATFYGLSIFYPDYALEHGYNFQKISWQTHGFILIKSAIMASSWILAYQALKHLPITIVTPIRSAGPFFTFIGAILIYQEKPNTLQWIGFFLIIFSVMLYSRIGKKEGINFKRNKWIFAIIGATFLGASSGLYDKFLIQNLSLNPQTLQFWFCLYTILILLVILTITWFPHAEKRKAFKFRWSIIAVGILLQAADYFYFKALQDPDALIMLLSAIKRSQILIAVVVGGLVFKEQNKRKKLVPLAGIMMGVFLILYSN; this is encoded by the coding sequence ATGTGGATGTATTTAGGCTTACTAGCCGCACTCTTTTTAGGATTACACAACTTATGTAAAAAACATGCCGTACAAGGAAACGAAGTATTTCCTGTGCTTTTAGGAACGGTATCTAGTGGTTTTTTATTTGTCGCTACGTTTTATGGTTTGTCTATCTTTTATCCAGATTACGCGCTTGAGCATGGTTATAACTTTCAAAAGATTTCGTGGCAAACTCATGGTTTTATTCTTATAAAATCAGCCATCATGGCGAGTTCATGGATTTTAGCGTATCAAGCTTTAAAACATTTGCCTATTACGATTGTGACTCCCATTCGTTCTGCAGGACCATTTTTCACCTTTATTGGTGCCATTTTAATTTATCAAGAAAAACCAAACACCTTACAATGGATTGGTTTTTTCCTCATCATTTTTTCAGTAATGCTTTATTCTAGAATAGGAAAAAAAGAAGGCATTAATTTCAAACGCAATAAATGGATTTTCGCCATTATCGGAGCCACATTTCTAGGAGCTTCAAGTGGTTTGTACGACAAATTCTTAATCCAAAACCTGAGCCTTAACCCACAAACCTTACAATTCTGGTTTTGCCTATACACCATATTAATTTTACTAGTCATCTTAACCATCACATGGTTTCCGCATGCTGAAAAACGAAAAGCCTTTAAATTCCGTTGGTCTATCATTGCAGTCGGTATATTACTGCAAGCCGCAGATTACTTCTACTTTAAAGCCTTACAAGATCCGGATGCTTTAATTATGCTCTTATCAGCCATAAAACGAAGTCAAATTTTAATAGCTGTAGTAGTTGGAGGTTTAGTCTTTAAAGAACAAAACAAACGTAAAAAATTAGTGCCTTTAGCAGGCATTATGATGGGAGTTTTTCTCATTTTATATTCCAATTAG
- a CDS encoding transglutaminase family protein has translation MALKIVISHKTTYKYDRKVSLSPHVFRLRPAPHSRTPIESYSIKITPENQFFNWQQDPFGNYVARLVFPEKTDELSVDVEIIADLQTINPFDFFIEEYAEEFPFKYTETVKKELQPYLEITDDGELLNEFLETLDYTPRKTIYFLIHVNQMIYEYLSYNIRMDPGVQTCEDTLETKKGSCRDYAWLFVQALRHLGFGARFVSGYLVQLRSDEKSLDGPSGPEEDFTDLHAWAEVYLPGAGWIGFDATSGLLAGEGHIPLACTPSFESAAPVSGMTDKCETEFFFENKVTRIFESPRVTKPYTEDQWKAIDKLGHKVERQLQKNDVRLTMGGEPTFISIDDLESPEWNTDADGPHKQKLAKELSKRLHHEFGKGGVLHHAQGKWYPGEPLPRWQIEICWRKDQRPIWYNKRYLGTYVDNYTVPPDYDKLFLETLTAYLGVSTQHIIPGFEDAFYFLWEHGNLPIDVDPTKDRDNTLVKNKLKDILEKGTSTPVGYLLPLNSTDGKWFTSQWEFRRQHLFLTPGNSPMGLRLPLSSLLEKPDNEVFPVYEPDLFSQKKRLPSFRDSVKRRHKDFIENGYDSNQPNYFVRTAICSEIRDGKLYLFLPPLDTAENFLDLIAAIEFTAKALKVPVIMEGYDPPKDNRLESLKITPDPGVIEVNVHPVTNWTDLVNNTLTFYEQAKLSRLGTEKFMLDGKHTGTGGGNHVTLGGTSPADSPLLRKPSLLRSLLTFWQHHPGLSYLFSGSFVGPTSQAPRIDEARQDNLYELEIAFSQIPKDGEVPFWLTDRLFRHLLTDLTGNTHRAEFCIDKLYSPDSSTGRLGILELRGFDMPPHPKMSLVQMLLVRTLVSWFWKKPYEHNLVRWGTELHDKFLIEHYVREDIKDIVDQLNKAGYQFEEDWFNPFFEFRFPLHGMLEINNIHLELRAGIEPWNVLGEEMTGGGTARYVDSSLERLQVKVSNFVDERFVLTCNGVKVQLKNTGVKGEYVAGIRYKAWNPYSALHPTIEADTPLVFDIVDTWNKRSIGGCTYFVAHPGGRSYDVHPVNSFEAESRRINRFWEFGHTQGEISPFENMTFDTEPTLRNVEEKSSSKRFSYKELPVNFEFPYTLDLRKK, from the coding sequence ATGGCATTAAAAATTGTAATATCTCATAAGACTACGTACAAATATGATCGTAAAGTATCCTTGTCTCCGCATGTTTTTAGATTACGACCAGCTCCACACTCTAGAACTCCAATTGAATCCTATTCAATAAAGATTACTCCAGAAAATCAATTTTTCAATTGGCAACAAGATCCATTTGGAAATTATGTGGCGCGTTTGGTTTTTCCTGAGAAAACGGATGAGTTGTCTGTGGACGTTGAGATTATTGCCGATTTACAAACGATTAATCCTTTCGATTTTTTTATAGAGGAATATGCTGAAGAATTTCCATTTAAATATACCGAAACGGTAAAAAAAGAATTACAGCCCTATTTAGAAATTACAGATGATGGTGAATTACTAAATGAATTTTTAGAAACCTTAGATTATACTCCAAGAAAAACCATCTATTTTCTTATTCATGTCAATCAAATGATTTATGAATATCTCAGTTATAATATCAGAATGGATCCTGGTGTTCAAACCTGTGAAGATACCTTAGAAACAAAAAAAGGGTCTTGTAGAGATTACGCCTGGTTATTTGTACAAGCCTTAAGACATTTAGGTTTTGGAGCACGATTTGTTTCGGGTTATTTGGTGCAACTAAGATCGGATGAAAAGTCATTAGATGGCCCTTCTGGTCCTGAAGAGGATTTTACCGATTTACACGCTTGGGCAGAAGTGTATTTACCTGGTGCTGGTTGGATTGGTTTTGATGCCACCTCTGGCCTATTAGCTGGAGAAGGTCATATTCCTTTAGCCTGTACTCCATCTTTTGAGAGTGCGGCTCCGGTTTCGGGAATGACCGACAAATGTGAAACAGAGTTCTTCTTTGAAAATAAAGTCACACGAATTTTTGAATCACCACGAGTCACAAAGCCATATACCGAAGACCAATGGAAAGCCATTGATAAATTAGGGCATAAAGTAGAACGGCAATTACAAAAGAATGATGTGCGCTTAACCATGGGTGGCGAACCGACCTTTATTTCTATTGATGATTTAGAGTCTCCGGAATGGAATACAGATGCCGATGGACCTCACAAACAAAAACTTGCCAAAGAATTATCGAAACGCTTACATCACGAATTTGGTAAAGGCGGTGTGTTACATCATGCTCAGGGTAAATGGTATCCAGGCGAACCTTTACCAAGATGGCAAATAGAAATTTGTTGGCGAAAAGATCAAAGACCAATTTGGTATAACAAAAGATATCTCGGTACGTATGTTGACAATTATACAGTACCACCAGATTACGATAAATTATTTTTAGAAACCTTAACGGCGTATTTAGGGGTTTCTACACAGCATATAATACCAGGTTTTGAAGATGCCTTCTATTTTTTATGGGAACACGGGAATCTCCCTATAGATGTAGATCCTACAAAAGATAGAGACAATACGTTAGTCAAAAATAAACTTAAAGATATTTTAGAAAAAGGCACGTCCACTCCTGTGGGCTATTTATTACCCTTAAATAGTACCGATGGAAAATGGTTTACAAGTCAATGGGAATTTAGAAGACAACACTTATTTCTAACTCCAGGTAATTCTCCAATGGGACTTAGATTACCATTAAGTTCTTTATTAGAAAAACCAGATAATGAAGTGTTTCCTGTATATGAACCCGATTTGTTCTCTCAAAAGAAACGTTTACCAAGCTTTAGAGATTCCGTTAAAAGACGCCATAAAGATTTTATAGAGAATGGATACGATAGCAATCAGCCTAATTATTTTGTTAGAACCGCTATTTGTTCAGAAATACGAGATGGCAAATTATATTTATTCTTACCTCCATTAGATACAGCTGAAAACTTTTTAGATCTAATTGCAGCTATCGAATTTACAGCAAAAGCACTAAAAGTGCCTGTCATTATGGAAGGTTACGATCCTCCTAAAGACAACCGATTAGAATCGTTAAAAATCACTCCAGATCCTGGTGTTATTGAAGTTAACGTCCATCCTGTAACCAATTGGACCGATTTAGTCAACAATACACTCACCTTTTACGAGCAAGCCAAACTATCGCGTTTAGGGACTGAAAAATTTATGTTAGATGGTAAACATACAGGCACAGGAGGTGGCAATCACGTGACATTAGGAGGCACAAGTCCTGCGGATAGTCCGCTATTAAGAAAGCCTAGTTTACTGAGAAGTTTATTAACCTTTTGGCAGCATCATCCTGGATTAAGTTACTTGTTTTCTGGTTCGTTTGTTGGGCCTACAAGTCAGGCTCCAAGGATAGATGAAGCACGACAAGATAATTTATATGAACTCGAAATTGCTTTTAGTCAAATTCCAAAAGATGGTGAAGTCCCATTTTGGTTAACCGATCGTTTATTTAGACATTTACTCACCGATTTAACAGGAAACACGCACAGAGCAGAATTCTGTATCGATAAATTATACTCTCCAGATTCGTCAACCGGACGCTTAGGAATTTTAGAATTGCGTGGTTTTGATATGCCACCACATCCTAAAATGAGTTTGGTACAAATGTTATTGGTAAGAACCTTAGTCTCTTGGTTCTGGAAAAAACCGTACGAACACAATTTAGTGCGTTGGGGAACAGAGTTGCATGATAAATTCTTAATTGAACATTATGTAAGAGAAGATATTAAAGACATTGTGGATCAATTAAACAAAGCAGGTTATCAATTTGAAGAAGATTGGTTCAATCCCTTTTTCGAATTTAGATTTCCACTGCATGGCATGTTAGAAATTAACAATATTCATCTCGAATTACGAGCAGGTATTGAACCTTGGAATGTTTTAGGCGAAGAAATGACAGGTGGTGGAACCGCAAGATATGTCGATTCATCTTTAGAACGTTTACAAGTAAAAGTGTCCAATTTTGTGGATGAGCGTTTTGTATTAACCTGTAACGGAGTTAAAGTACAATTGAAAAATACAGGTGTAAAAGGGGAATATGTTGCTGGTATTCGCTACAAAGCTTGGAACCCCTATTCTGCATTGCACCCAACCATTGAAGCAGATACTCCATTGGTTTTTGATATTGTAGATACTTGGAACAAACGCTCTATTGGAGGTTGCACCTATTTTGTAGCGCATCCTGGTGGACGTTCTTATGATGTACATCCTGTAAATAGCTTTGAAGCTGAATCGCGACGCATTAACCGTTTTTGGGAATTTGGCCATACACAAGGTGAAATTAGTCCATTTGAAAACATGACTTTTGATACCGAACCAACCTTAAGAAATGTTGAAGAAAAAAGTAGCTCAAAACGTTTTTCTTATAAGGAATTACCAGTTAATTTTGAATTTCCTTATACTCTAGATTTACGTAAAAAATAA
- a CDS encoding transglutaminase family protein: MTFKITHQTHYTFDSDVFLEPHYLRFRPRATAYLDVTNFSLEISPQPIGHKVILDEDHNSINFCWYEGMTNQLQITATSILETKDFNPFEFLVYPLAFNQLPFQYNALQKKILFSALEGQLISQELLDYGAAIMEGSQCKTIPYLRHLTKQLHDDFIVEYREVGSPLAPDITFQLKRGSCRDLSWMQIHLLRQQGFAARFVSGYYYFDMLQPEYELHAWVEVFLPGTGWIGLDPSHGMLTGNTHFPIASSAYFEQTMPVSGGIRGSANSTLKTNLSIETL, encoded by the coding sequence ATGACATTCAAAATCACACATCAAACCCATTATACATTTGATTCAGACGTGTTTTTGGAACCTCATTATTTAAGATTCAGACCAAGAGCTACTGCTTATCTCGATGTAACAAATTTTTCATTAGAAATTTCACCGCAGCCAATAGGTCATAAAGTGATTTTAGATGAAGACCACAATAGCATTAACTTCTGTTGGTATGAAGGTATGACGAATCAACTTCAGATTACAGCCACCAGTATTTTGGAAACTAAAGACTTTAACCCGTTTGAATTTCTGGTGTATCCTTTGGCGTTTAATCAATTGCCGTTTCAATATAATGCGCTTCAGAAAAAAATATTGTTTTCAGCTTTAGAAGGTCAGCTTATTTCGCAAGAGTTATTGGATTATGGAGCTGCAATTATGGAAGGTTCGCAGTGCAAGACCATTCCCTATTTAAGACATCTTACCAAACAATTGCATGATGATTTTATAGTGGAATATAGAGAAGTAGGGTCACCTTTAGCTCCAGATATCACATTTCAACTAAAAAGAGGGTCGTGTCGTGATTTGTCTTGGATGCAAATTCATTTATTACGACAGCAAGGTTTTGCAGCGCGCTTTGTAAGTGGCTACTATTACTTCGACATGCTTCAACCAGAATACGAATTACACGCTTGGGTAGAAGTCTTTTTACCTGGAACGGGCTGGATTGGCTTGGATCCTAGTCATGGTATGTTAACCGGAAACACGCATTTTCCTATCGCTTCAAGTGCCTATTTTGAGCAAACCATGCCAGTTTCAGGCGGTATACGTGGTAGCGCTAATTCCACATTAAAGACCAATTTATCCATCGAAACATTATAA
- a CDS encoding circularly permuted type 2 ATP-grasp protein: MKTLTKTLFENYFSASPGYDELLTSKMSIKDNWKVLSKNLLNIGSKQLASKQTEINWLLAENGVTYNVYNDPKGLNRPWDLNVVPFIIHQKEWSEVEKGIQQRAELLNLVLKDLYGKRDLLKNGIIPPEVIYAHSGFLRACDQIQYKNAKQLSVYAADLARGPDGRMWVVNDRTQAPSGMGYALENRFSTSKISPELFKNINVTQPSNFFNDFNALLLNSASTKVERPMVVILTPGPHNETYFEHAYLSSFLGYPLVKGNDLVVRHGKVWLKSLKGLKQVDVILRRIDDTFMDPLELREDSYLGVAGLLEAVRLQNVTVVNPIGSGVLENPALIPFMENISKYFLKEDLILPQIASWWCGQEKERKHVLADLSAFVLKRIDRSNRENIYFCEFLDKKAIEQLKKEILEHPHKFVAQEKISFSTAPNFVSHHLEPRKISCRTFAIAKGDGYSVMPGGLVRVAPEREELFVSNQRGGTSKDFWVVNDAPQPTLQNYAWNKTNSSRSTDINDVPSNTAENLFWSGRYIGRALVTARYLRMVLSQMTHAQYNDRKPESESLKILFQSITKITSTFPGFMAEDEEVLNNPLIEIKDIILDETKIGSFAQSMQSFSSSYYALRNLWSRDMWRVFDGIQKHIKNLKKEEDYTVYKLTNFFDKIITRLIAFMTLTEESILVRQGLLLYFIGLQLEIGAMNIEKFRALLIVNHDEELEYEILESLLNSHESLNIYRYSYNSYLSLENVLNLIILDKEYSRSLTYQMYRLKKDIDKLPNTNENAQLTVCQENINTVISKIDSLNVAELLVVDPKSNMRENMDKVLSDLSDLLHVTSLSISDTYFNHSQPQKQLVNRNITT, translated from the coding sequence ATGAAGACCCTAACAAAGACATTATTTGAAAATTATTTTTCAGCATCACCTGGCTACGATGAGTTGCTCACGTCTAAAATGAGCATTAAAGACAATTGGAAAGTATTGTCTAAAAACTTATTAAATATTGGTTCAAAACAGCTTGCTTCAAAGCAGACAGAAATCAATTGGTTGTTAGCGGAAAACGGTGTAACCTATAATGTTTATAACGATCCAAAAGGATTAAATAGACCTTGGGATCTCAATGTAGTACCCTTTATTATTCATCAAAAGGAATGGAGTGAGGTTGAAAAGGGAATTCAGCAACGTGCCGAACTATTAAATCTTGTTTTAAAGGATTTATATGGAAAACGAGACCTGCTTAAAAATGGTATTATTCCACCGGAAGTCATTTATGCACACAGCGGTTTTTTAAGAGCTTGCGATCAAATTCAATATAAAAATGCAAAACAACTTTCGGTTTACGCAGCAGATTTGGCGCGAGGACCAGATGGACGAATGTGGGTGGTGAACGACCGCACCCAAGCACCTTCTGGTATGGGCTATGCACTAGAAAACCGATTCTCTACCAGTAAAATTAGTCCTGAATTATTCAAAAATATAAACGTCACACAACCGTCTAATTTCTTTAATGATTTTAATGCCTTATTATTAAATTCGGCATCGACTAAAGTAGAACGGCCAATGGTGGTTATTTTAACACCAGGACCACATAACGAAACCTATTTTGAACATGCGTATTTATCGTCCTTTTTAGGGTATCCATTGGTAAAAGGAAACGATTTAGTGGTGCGCCATGGTAAAGTATGGTTAAAATCTTTAAAAGGTTTAAAACAAGTTGATGTCATATTACGACGTATCGATGATACCTTTATGGATCCTCTAGAATTACGTGAGGATTCTTATTTAGGTGTGGCTGGCTTATTAGAAGCGGTACGTTTACAAAACGTTACAGTTGTCAATCCTATAGGAAGTGGTGTTTTAGAGAATCCTGCTTTGATTCCGTTTATGGAAAATATTTCTAAGTACTTTTTAAAGGAAGACTTAATCTTACCACAAATTGCCTCTTGGTGGTGTGGTCAAGAAAAAGAACGAAAGCACGTCCTTGCAGATTTATCGGCATTTGTTTTGAAACGCATCGATAGATCCAACAGAGAAAACATCTATTTCTGTGAATTTCTCGATAAAAAAGCTATTGAACAGCTTAAAAAAGAAATATTAGAACATCCGCATAAATTCGTAGCTCAAGAAAAAATATCCTTTTCTACAGCACCAAATTTTGTCAGCCATCACTTGGAACCTCGTAAAATTTCTTGTCGTACGTTCGCCATTGCAAAAGGTGACGGTTATAGTGTAATGCCTGGTGGTTTAGTACGTGTGGCGCCAGAACGCGAAGAGTTATTTGTGTCCAATCAACGTGGTGGTACGAGTAAAGATTTTTGGGTGGTAAATGATGCTCCGCAACCCACACTTCAAAATTATGCGTGGAATAAAACCAATTCTAGTCGCTCTACAGACATCAATGATGTACCGAGTAATACCGCAGAAAATTTATTTTGGTCGGGTAGATATATCGGTAGAGCTTTAGTGACTGCGCGCTATTTAAGAATGGTGCTCAGTCAAATGACACATGCGCAATACAACGACCGAAAACCAGAATCTGAAAGTTTAAAAATACTCTTTCAATCCATTACAAAAATCACGTCTACCTTCCCTGGTTTTATGGCCGAAGATGAAGAGGTGTTAAACAATCCTTTAATTGAGATAAAAGATATCATTTTAGACGAAACCAAAATTGGAAGTTTTGCCCAATCCATGCAAAGTTTTAGTTCGTCTTACTATGCCTTACGAAATTTATGGTCTAGGGATATGTGGCGCGTTTTTGATGGTATTCAGAAACATATAAAAAACTTAAAAAAGGAAGAGGATTACACCGTTTACAAACTGACTAATTTTTTCGATAAGATCATTACAAGGCTCATCGCTTTTATGACGCTTACTGAAGAAAGTATTCTCGTTCGTCAAGGACTCCTACTCTATTTTATTGGTTTGCAGCTCGAAATTGGTGCTATGAATATTGAAAAATTCAGAGCCTTGTTAATTGTAAATCACGATGAAGAATTAGAATATGAAATTTTAGAATCCTTATTAAATAGTCATGAAAGCTTAAATATTTACCGATATAGTTACAACTCGTATTTAAGTTTAGAGAACGTCTTGAATTTGATTATTTTAGATAAGGAATATTCGAGGTCCTTAACTTATCAAATGTACCGCTTAAAGAAAGATATTGATAAGTTACCAAATACAAATGAAAACGCACAACTTACCGTGTGTCAGGAAAACATCAATACGGTCATTTCTAAAATTGACAGTTTAAACGTTGCAGAACTTTTAGTTGTAGATCCTAAATCTAATATGCGAGAAAACATGGATAAGGTATTGTCAGATTTAAGTGATTTATTACATGTCACATCCTTATCTATTTCAGATACTTATTTTAATCATTCGCAACCCCAAAAACAGTTGGTTAACCGAAATATCACGACATAA
- a CDS encoding transglutaminase family protein, with translation MIFDLWHKTKYTYEHGASFCHNLTTLKPKSFPGQTLLDYNLEITPTPTDITERLDFFGNAVTRFSIQQHHKELIVIARSKVERDYSKQFDESLFLQAKKVTVEETKVHLKGTESDLIDARQFVMPSPLISTSSEDIKAYAALSFKPERSLYEATYELMQRIYTDFDFVPGFTNIATPLEAVMSAKKGVCQDFAQIAIACVRSMGLPAKYVSGYIETVPPKGKEKLIGTDASHAWFSVYIPTYGWVDFDPTNNQIPKNQHIVVAHGRDYYDVPPLKGVIYSMGKNTMEVSVDLRPAVSDLNQMQSQSQQQ, from the coding sequence ATGATTTTTGATCTTTGGCATAAAACGAAATACACATACGAACATGGCGCTTCGTTCTGTCATAATTTAACCACATTAAAACCTAAGAGTTTTCCAGGACAAACGCTTTTGGATTATAATTTAGAAATTACACCTACTCCAACCGATATTACTGAACGCTTAGATTTCTTTGGAAATGCTGTAACACGATTTTCAATACAACAGCATCATAAGGAGTTAATTGTTATTGCACGTAGTAAAGTAGAGCGAGATTATAGTAAACAGTTTGATGAAAGCCTTTTTTTACAAGCTAAAAAAGTCACTGTAGAAGAAACAAAAGTACACTTAAAAGGTACAGAATCAGACCTTATTGACGCCAGACAATTTGTAATGCCTTCGCCACTAATATCAACATCTAGTGAAGACATCAAAGCCTATGCAGCGCTATCATTTAAGCCTGAACGTTCTCTTTACGAAGCTACTTATGAGCTAATGCAACGTATTTATACGGATTTTGATTTTGTACCAGGCTTCACCAATATCGCTACACCTTTAGAAGCTGTTATGAGTGCCAAAAAAGGGGTTTGTCAAGATTTTGCACAAATCGCAATTGCCTGCGTGCGTTCTATGGGTTTACCAGCTAAATATGTGAGTGGTTATATTGAAACGGTTCCACCGAAAGGTAAAGAAAAACTCATAGGAACCGATGCTTCTCACGCGTGGTTTTCCGTTTACATTCCAACCTACGGTTGGGTAGATTTTGATCCTACAAATAATCAAATACCAAAAAACCAACACATCGTTGTCGCACATGGTAGAGATTATTATGATGTGCCTCCTTTAAAAGGAGTGATCTATAGTATGGGTAAAAATACCATGGAAGTGTCTGTAGATTTAAGACCTGCTGTTTCAGACCTTAATCAAATGCAGAGTCAATCGCAACAACAATAA